The proteins below are encoded in one region of Alistipes communis:
- a CDS encoding S1/P1 nuclease, which yields MKRFWLFVLCAGSLQTALGWGQKGHDVTAYIAECNLTPEAAQEIDRVLDGHSPVYYANWLDSASHTPEYAYTRTWHYANIDEGYTYDTMPKEPAGDVVTAVNDLVAELKSKELSAEKEAEALKMLIHLVGDMHCPMHSGHRSDRGGNTIPVTFFGKPANLHSIWDTSLPEAAHKWSYTEWQNQIDRLSDDEATLIESGTPKEWFMETAELCKGIYEATPEGTNVSYDYIDRFTTLIEQQFVKGGHRLAKLLNEIYE from the coding sequence ATGAAGAGATTTTGGTTATTCGTCCTCTGCGCCGGCTCTCTGCAAACCGCCTTGGGATGGGGACAGAAGGGACACGACGTGACGGCTTACATCGCCGAATGCAACCTGACACCCGAAGCGGCGCAGGAGATCGACCGGGTATTGGACGGTCATTCGCCGGTCTATTACGCCAATTGGCTGGATTCCGCCAGCCACACGCCCGAGTACGCCTATACGCGAACATGGCACTATGCCAACATCGACGAAGGGTATACCTACGACACGATGCCCAAAGAGCCTGCCGGCGATGTGGTGACGGCCGTGAACGACCTGGTCGCCGAACTCAAAAGCAAGGAGCTTTCCGCCGAGAAAGAGGCCGAAGCGTTGAAGATGCTGATCCATCTGGTCGGGGACATGCACTGCCCGATGCACTCGGGCCACCGCAGCGACCGTGGCGGCAATACGATTCCGGTTACCTTCTTCGGCAAGCCGGCGAATCTGCACTCGATCTGGGATACGTCGCTGCCCGAAGCCGCTCACAAATGGAGTTACACCGAGTGGCAGAATCAGATAGACCGGTTGTCGGACGACGAGGCGACGCTCATCGAGAGCGGTACGCCGAAAGAGTGGTTCATGGAGACGGCCGAGCTGTGCAAGGGAATCTACGAGGCGACGCCCGAAGGGACGAACGTGTCCTATGATTATATAGACCGGTTCACGACGCTTATCGAACAGCAGTTCGTCAAGGGCGGTCACCGGTTGGCCAAACTGCTCAACGAGATTTACGAATAA